From the Ciconia boyciana chromosome 24, ASM3463844v1, whole genome shotgun sequence genome, one window contains:
- the LOC140643445 gene encoding transducin-like enhancer protein 2 isoform X9 — MSYGLNIEMHKQAEIVKRLSAICAQIIPFLTQEHQQQVLQAVERAKQVTMGELNSIVGQQQLQHLSHHTSPIPLTPHPSSMQPSSLSGVSSTSGLLALSGALMAQSQLAAKEDRVAQDGENRERTPSRSVSASPPESLQDEERTGGTGLKRKREEKDLPGHYDSDGDKSDYNLVVDEDPPSEPGSPGHAPSSRLPPARREMPESPASIASSRSTTPLKPKDQSLPEGRQGDASAECLVPTAGRPSTGSRGPCPQREADHLLGRGLALQTDPPASTPTSKPSASSPPRDSLTPGPGPSSAALLRQPPAKAPATDTISDARSHALARANEWVSPRAALRSPLSMSSPYTSSFGMVPHAALNGELPAPSMYMGIHLSPQVSSAVVYGRSPMVAFESHPHLRASTISSSLSTIPGGKPAYSFHVSADGQMQPVPFPPDALIGSGIPRHARQLHTLTHGEVVCAVTISSSTQHVYTGGKGCVKVWDVGQPGTKTAVAQLDCLNHDNYIRSCKLLPDGRSLIVGGEASTLSIWDLAAPTPRIKAELTSSAPACYALAISPDAKVCFSCCSDGNIVVWDLQNQTMVRQFQGHTDGASCIDISNYGTKLWTGGLDNTVRCWDLREGRQLQQHDFSSQIFSLGYCPTGEWLAVGMESSNVEILHVTKPEKYQLHLHESCVLSLKFASCGRRALCFLLGLCRLGIGEVVREHGEGQPAERLADALRSQHLPGAGEAFGRRGSKCRQCCPHPPHLSHVQSKESSSVLSCDISLNDKFIVTGSGDKKATVYEPPHQGERTSPAPPPRFLPDIAEVKGRAGGERSLGPGVPPRWAAARGWSGRPRACLSVRVEAGGAGGQDEAKSD; from the exons ATGTCCTACGGGCTGAACATTGAAATGCACAAGCAG gcAGAGATTGTCAAGAGACTGAGTGCCATCTGTGCCCAGATTATACCCTTTCTGACGCAGGAG caccagcagcaggtcctgcaGGCTGTGGAGCGGGCCAAGCAGGTGACCATGGGGGAACTGAACAGCATCGTCGGG cagcagcagcttcagcacCTCTCCCACCACACATCCCCCATCCCGCTGACACCCCACCCCTCCAGCATGCAGCCTTCTAGCCTGAGCGGGGTCAGCAGCACCTCGGGGCTCCTGGCCCTCTCGGGGGCATTGATGGCACAGTCTCAGCTGGCTGCCAAGGAGGACAGAGTGGCCCAGGATGGGGAGAACAGAG AGCGCACCCCGAGCCGG AGCGTTTCTGCTTCCCCTCCTGAGAGCCTGCAGGATGAGGAGCGGACAGGAGGCACGGGGCTGAAGCGGAAGCGGGAGGAGAAGGACCTGCCTGGGCATTAT GATAGCGATGGAGACAAGAGCGACTACAACCTTGTGGTGGATGAG GACCCCCCCTCGGAGCCTGGCAGCCCTGGCCATGCACCCAGCAGCCGGCTCCCGCCAGCCCGCCGGGAGATGCCCGAGAGCCCTGCCTCCATCGCCTCTAGCCGAAGCACGACGCCCCTCAAGCCGAAGGACCAGAGTCTG CCTGAAGGCAGGCAAGGAGATGCCAGTGCTGAGTGTTTGGTACCCACCGCTGGACGCCccagcactgggagcagaggcCCGTGCCCTCAGAGGGAAGCTGATCATCTGCTAGGCAGAGGCCTGGCTCTGCAG ACCGACCCTCCAGCCAGCACTCCCACCTCCAAGCCCTCCGCTTCATCGCCGCCCCGCGACTCCCTCACACCCGGACCCGGGCCCAGCTCAGCCGCCTTGCTCCGGCAGCCCCCTGCCAAGGCACCTGCCACTGATACCATCA GTGATGCTCGCTCACACGCATTGGCCAGGGCCAATGAGTGGGTCTCTCCTCGTGCAGCTCTCCGCAGCCCGCTGAGCATGTCCAGCCCCTACACATCCTCCTTTGGGATGGTGCCTCATGCCGCCCTCAACGGGGAgctcccagcccccagcatgtacaTGGGCATCCACCTCTCGCCGCAGGTCAGCAGCGCCGTGGTGTACGGCCGGTCCCCAATG GTGGCTTTTGAGTCGCACCCTCACCTGAGGGCTTCCACCATCTCATCTTCACTCtccaccatccctggagggaaaCC CGCCTACTCCTTCCACGTCAGCGCTGACGGGCAGATGCAGCCGGTGCCTTTCCCACCCGATGCCCTCATCGGCTCCGGCATCCCCCGCCACGCTCGGCAGCTCCACACACTGACCCACGGCGAGGTGGTTTGTGCTGTCACCATCAGCAGCTCCACACAGCACGTCTACACTGGGGGCAAGGGCTGTGTGAAGGTGTGGGACGTGGGGCAGCCGGGCACCAAGACAGCTGTGGCTCAGCTGGACTGCTTG AACCACGACAACTACATCCGCTCCTGCAAGCTGCTCCCCGATGGCCGGAGCCTGATTGTGGGGGGGGAGGCCAGCACCCTCTCCATCTGGGACCTGGCAGCCCCCACACCCCGCATCAAGGCCGAGCTCACCTCCTCTGCTCCCGCCTGCTATGCCCTGGCCATCAGCCCCGATGCCAAAGtctgcttctcctgctgcagtgATGGCAACATTGTGGTGTGGGACCTGCAGAACCAGACCATGGTCAG GCAGTTTCAAGGCCACACGGATGGTGCCAGCTGCATCGACATCTCTAACTACGGCACCAAGCTGTGGACAGGGGGGCTGGACAACACGGTGCGGTGCTGGGACCTGCGGGAGGGGcgtcagctgcagcagcacgaCTTCAGCTCCCAG ATCTTCTCCCTGGGGTACTGCCCGACGGGAGAGTGGCTGGCGGTGGGCATGGAGAGCAGCAACGTGGAGATCCTGCACGTGACCAAACCCGAGAAATACCAGCTGCACCTCCATGAGAGCTGCGTCCTCTCCCTCAAATTCGCCTCGTGTGGTAGGCGAGCgctgtgttttctgcttggGCTGTGTCGACTTGGAATAGG ggaagtggttcgTGAGCACGGGGAAGGACAACCTGCTGAACGCCTGGCGGACGCCCTACGGAGCCAGCATCTTCCAGGTGCGGGGGAGGCATTTGGACGGCGGGGGTCCAAATGCCGCCAGTGCTGCCCTCAccccccccacctctctcaCGTTCAGTCTAAAGAGTCCTCGTCGGTGCTGAGCTGTGACATCTCCCTCAACGACAAATTCATCGTTACCGGCTCTGGTGACAAGAAGGCCACAGTGTACGAG cCACCACATCAAGGCGAGCgcaccagccctgctcccccacccCGGTTCCTGCCCGACATCGCAGAGGTGAAGGGGAGAGCTGGAGGTGAGCGCTCATTGGGGCCAGGCGTCCCCCCACgctgggcagcagccagggGCTGGTCTGGGCGCCCTAGggcctgtctgtctgtcaggGTGGAGGCAGGGGGAGCTGGAGGGCAAGATGAGGCCAAGAGTGACTGA
- the LOC140643445 gene encoding transducin-like enhancer protein 2 isoform X4 → MFPQGRHPTPLQPGQPFKFSVLEICDRIKEEFQFLQAQYHSLKLECEKLVSEKTEMQRHYVMYYEMSYGLNIEMHKQAEIVKRLSAICAQIIPFLTQEHQQQVLQAVERAKQVTMGELNSIVGQQQLQHLSHHTSPIPLTPHPSSMQPSSLSGVSSTSGLLALSGALMAQSQLAAKEDRVAQDGENRERTPSRSVSASPPESLQDEERTGGTGLKRKREEKDLPGHYDSDGDKSDYNLVVDEDPPSEPGSPGHAPSSRLPPARREMPESPASIASSRSTTPLKPKDQSLPEGRQGDASAECLVPTAGRPSTGSRGPCPQREADHLLGRGLALQTDPPASTPTSKPSASSPPRDSLTPGPGPSSAALLRQPPAKAPATDTITLRSPLSMSSPYTSSFGMVPHAALNGELPAPSMYMGIHLSPQVSSAVVYGRSPMVAFESHPHLRASTISSSLSTIPGGKPAYSFHVSADGQMQPVPFPPDALIGSGIPRHARQLHTLTHGEVVCAVTISSSTQHVYTGGKGCVKVWDVGQPGTKTAVAQLDCLNHDNYIRSCKLLPDGRSLIVGGEASTLSIWDLAAPTPRIKAELTSSAPACYALAISPDAKVCFSCCSDGNIVVWDLQNQTMVRQFQGHTDGASCIDISNYGTKLWTGGLDNTVRCWDLREGRQLQQHDFSSQIFSLGYCPTGEWLAVGMESSNVEILHVTKPEKYQLHLHESCVLSLKFASCGRRALCFLLGLCRLGIGEVVREHGEGQPAERLADALRSQHLPGAGEAFGRRGSKCRQCCPHPPHLSHVQSKESSSVLSCDISLNDKFIVTGSGDKKATVYEPPHQGERTSPAPPPRFLPDIAEVKGRAGGERSLGPGVPPRWAAARGWSGRPRACLSVRVEAGGAGGQDEAKSD, encoded by the exons ATGTTCCCGCAGGGACGGCACCCG ACCCCCCTCCAGCCCGGGCAGCCCTTCAAGTTCTCGGTCCTGGAAATCTGCGACCGCATCAAGGAGGAATTTCAGTTCCTGCAGGCGCAGTACCACAG CCTCAAGCTGGAATGTGAGAAGCTGGTGAGCGAGAAGACTGAGATGCAGAGACATTATGTCATG TACTATGAGATGTCCTACGGGCTGAACATTGAAATGCACAAGCAG gcAGAGATTGTCAAGAGACTGAGTGCCATCTGTGCCCAGATTATACCCTTTCTGACGCAGGAG caccagcagcaggtcctgcaGGCTGTGGAGCGGGCCAAGCAGGTGACCATGGGGGAACTGAACAGCATCGTCGGG cagcagcagcttcagcacCTCTCCCACCACACATCCCCCATCCCGCTGACACCCCACCCCTCCAGCATGCAGCCTTCTAGCCTGAGCGGGGTCAGCAGCACCTCGGGGCTCCTGGCCCTCTCGGGGGCATTGATGGCACAGTCTCAGCTGGCTGCCAAGGAGGACAGAGTGGCCCAGGATGGGGAGAACAGAG AGCGCACCCCGAGCCGG AGCGTTTCTGCTTCCCCTCCTGAGAGCCTGCAGGATGAGGAGCGGACAGGAGGCACGGGGCTGAAGCGGAAGCGGGAGGAGAAGGACCTGCCTGGGCATTAT GATAGCGATGGAGACAAGAGCGACTACAACCTTGTGGTGGATGAG GACCCCCCCTCGGAGCCTGGCAGCCCTGGCCATGCACCCAGCAGCCGGCTCCCGCCAGCCCGCCGGGAGATGCCCGAGAGCCCTGCCTCCATCGCCTCTAGCCGAAGCACGACGCCCCTCAAGCCGAAGGACCAGAGTCTG CCTGAAGGCAGGCAAGGAGATGCCAGTGCTGAGTGTTTGGTACCCACCGCTGGACGCCccagcactgggagcagaggcCCGTGCCCTCAGAGGGAAGCTGATCATCTGCTAGGCAGAGGCCTGGCTCTGCAG ACCGACCCTCCAGCCAGCACTCCCACCTCCAAGCCCTCCGCTTCATCGCCGCCCCGCGACTCCCTCACACCCGGACCCGGGCCCAGCTCAGCCGCCTTGCTCCGGCAGCCCCCTGCCAAGGCACCTGCCACTGATACCATCA CTCTCCGCAGCCCGCTGAGCATGTCCAGCCCCTACACATCCTCCTTTGGGATGGTGCCTCATGCCGCCCTCAACGGGGAgctcccagcccccagcatgtacaTGGGCATCCACCTCTCGCCGCAGGTCAGCAGCGCCGTGGTGTACGGCCGGTCCCCAATG GTGGCTTTTGAGTCGCACCCTCACCTGAGGGCTTCCACCATCTCATCTTCACTCtccaccatccctggagggaaaCC CGCCTACTCCTTCCACGTCAGCGCTGACGGGCAGATGCAGCCGGTGCCTTTCCCACCCGATGCCCTCATCGGCTCCGGCATCCCCCGCCACGCTCGGCAGCTCCACACACTGACCCACGGCGAGGTGGTTTGTGCTGTCACCATCAGCAGCTCCACACAGCACGTCTACACTGGGGGCAAGGGCTGTGTGAAGGTGTGGGACGTGGGGCAGCCGGGCACCAAGACAGCTGTGGCTCAGCTGGACTGCTTG AACCACGACAACTACATCCGCTCCTGCAAGCTGCTCCCCGATGGCCGGAGCCTGATTGTGGGGGGGGAGGCCAGCACCCTCTCCATCTGGGACCTGGCAGCCCCCACACCCCGCATCAAGGCCGAGCTCACCTCCTCTGCTCCCGCCTGCTATGCCCTGGCCATCAGCCCCGATGCCAAAGtctgcttctcctgctgcagtgATGGCAACATTGTGGTGTGGGACCTGCAGAACCAGACCATGGTCAG GCAGTTTCAAGGCCACACGGATGGTGCCAGCTGCATCGACATCTCTAACTACGGCACCAAGCTGTGGACAGGGGGGCTGGACAACACGGTGCGGTGCTGGGACCTGCGGGAGGGGcgtcagctgcagcagcacgaCTTCAGCTCCCAG ATCTTCTCCCTGGGGTACTGCCCGACGGGAGAGTGGCTGGCGGTGGGCATGGAGAGCAGCAACGTGGAGATCCTGCACGTGACCAAACCCGAGAAATACCAGCTGCACCTCCATGAGAGCTGCGTCCTCTCCCTCAAATTCGCCTCGTGTGGTAGGCGAGCgctgtgttttctgcttggGCTGTGTCGACTTGGAATAGG ggaagtggttcgTGAGCACGGGGAAGGACAACCTGCTGAACGCCTGGCGGACGCCCTACGGAGCCAGCATCTTCCAGGTGCGGGGGAGGCATTTGGACGGCGGGGGTCCAAATGCCGCCAGTGCTGCCCTCAccccccccacctctctcaCGTTCAGTCTAAAGAGTCCTCGTCGGTGCTGAGCTGTGACATCTCCCTCAACGACAAATTCATCGTTACCGGCTCTGGTGACAAGAAGGCCACAGTGTACGAG cCACCACATCAAGGCGAGCgcaccagccctgctcccccacccCGGTTCCTGCCCGACATCGCAGAGGTGAAGGGGAGAGCTGGAGGTGAGCGCTCATTGGGGCCAGGCGTCCCCCCACgctgggcagcagccagggGCTGGTCTGGGCGCCCTAGggcctgtctgtctgtcaggGTGGAGGCAGGGGGAGCTGGAGGGCAAGATGAGGCCAAGAGTGACTGA
- the LOC140643445 gene encoding transducin-like enhancer protein 2 isoform X2, with product MFPQGRHPTPLQPGQPFKFSVLEICDRIKEEFQFLQAQYHSLKLECEKLVSEKTEMQRHYVMYYEMSYGLNIEMHKQAEIVKRLSAICAQIIPFLTQEHQQQVLQAVERAKQVTMGELNSIVGQQLQHLSHHTSPIPLTPHPSSMQPSSLSGVSSTSGLLALSGALMAQSQLAAKEDRVAQDGENRERTPSRSVSASPPESLQDEERTGGTGLKRKREEKDLPGHYDSDGDKSDYNLVVDEDPPSEPGSPGHAPSSRLPPARREMPESPASIASSRSTTPLKPKDQSLPEGRQGDASAECLVPTAGRPSTGSRGPCPQREADHLLGRGLALQTDPPASTPTSKPSASSPPRDSLTPGPGPSSAALLRQPPAKAPATDTISDARSHALARANEWVSPRAALRSPLSMSSPYTSSFGMVPHAALNGELPAPSMYMGIHLSPQVSSAVVYGRSPMVAFESHPHLRASTISSSLSTIPGGKPAYSFHVSADGQMQPVPFPPDALIGSGIPRHARQLHTLTHGEVVCAVTISSSTQHVYTGGKGCVKVWDVGQPGTKTAVAQLDCLNHDNYIRSCKLLPDGRSLIVGGEASTLSIWDLAAPTPRIKAELTSSAPACYALAISPDAKVCFSCCSDGNIVVWDLQNQTMVRQFQGHTDGASCIDISNYGTKLWTGGLDNTVRCWDLREGRQLQQHDFSSQIFSLGYCPTGEWLAVGMESSNVEILHVTKPEKYQLHLHESCVLSLKFASCGRRALCFLLGLCRLGIGEVVREHGEGQPAERLADALRSQHLPGAGEAFGRRGSKCRQCCPHPPHLSHVQSKESSSVLSCDISLNDKFIVTGSGDKKATVYEPPHQGERTSPAPPPRFLPDIAEVKGRAGGERSLGPGVPPRWAAARGWSGRPRACLSVRVEAGGAGGQDEAKSD from the exons ATGTTCCCGCAGGGACGGCACCCG ACCCCCCTCCAGCCCGGGCAGCCCTTCAAGTTCTCGGTCCTGGAAATCTGCGACCGCATCAAGGAGGAATTTCAGTTCCTGCAGGCGCAGTACCACAG CCTCAAGCTGGAATGTGAGAAGCTGGTGAGCGAGAAGACTGAGATGCAGAGACATTATGTCATG TACTATGAGATGTCCTACGGGCTGAACATTGAAATGCACAAGCAG gcAGAGATTGTCAAGAGACTGAGTGCCATCTGTGCCCAGATTATACCCTTTCTGACGCAGGAG caccagcagcaggtcctgcaGGCTGTGGAGCGGGCCAAGCAGGTGACCATGGGGGAACTGAACAGCATCGTCGGG cagcagcttcagcacCTCTCCCACCACACATCCCCCATCCCGCTGACACCCCACCCCTCCAGCATGCAGCCTTCTAGCCTGAGCGGGGTCAGCAGCACCTCGGGGCTCCTGGCCCTCTCGGGGGCATTGATGGCACAGTCTCAGCTGGCTGCCAAGGAGGACAGAGTGGCCCAGGATGGGGAGAACAGAG AGCGCACCCCGAGCCGG AGCGTTTCTGCTTCCCCTCCTGAGAGCCTGCAGGATGAGGAGCGGACAGGAGGCACGGGGCTGAAGCGGAAGCGGGAGGAGAAGGACCTGCCTGGGCATTAT GATAGCGATGGAGACAAGAGCGACTACAACCTTGTGGTGGATGAG GACCCCCCCTCGGAGCCTGGCAGCCCTGGCCATGCACCCAGCAGCCGGCTCCCGCCAGCCCGCCGGGAGATGCCCGAGAGCCCTGCCTCCATCGCCTCTAGCCGAAGCACGACGCCCCTCAAGCCGAAGGACCAGAGTCTG CCTGAAGGCAGGCAAGGAGATGCCAGTGCTGAGTGTTTGGTACCCACCGCTGGACGCCccagcactgggagcagaggcCCGTGCCCTCAGAGGGAAGCTGATCATCTGCTAGGCAGAGGCCTGGCTCTGCAG ACCGACCCTCCAGCCAGCACTCCCACCTCCAAGCCCTCCGCTTCATCGCCGCCCCGCGACTCCCTCACACCCGGACCCGGGCCCAGCTCAGCCGCCTTGCTCCGGCAGCCCCCTGCCAAGGCACCTGCCACTGATACCATCA GTGATGCTCGCTCACACGCATTGGCCAGGGCCAATGAGTGGGTCTCTCCTCGTGCAGCTCTCCGCAGCCCGCTGAGCATGTCCAGCCCCTACACATCCTCCTTTGGGATGGTGCCTCATGCCGCCCTCAACGGGGAgctcccagcccccagcatgtacaTGGGCATCCACCTCTCGCCGCAGGTCAGCAGCGCCGTGGTGTACGGCCGGTCCCCAATG GTGGCTTTTGAGTCGCACCCTCACCTGAGGGCTTCCACCATCTCATCTTCACTCtccaccatccctggagggaaaCC CGCCTACTCCTTCCACGTCAGCGCTGACGGGCAGATGCAGCCGGTGCCTTTCCCACCCGATGCCCTCATCGGCTCCGGCATCCCCCGCCACGCTCGGCAGCTCCACACACTGACCCACGGCGAGGTGGTTTGTGCTGTCACCATCAGCAGCTCCACACAGCACGTCTACACTGGGGGCAAGGGCTGTGTGAAGGTGTGGGACGTGGGGCAGCCGGGCACCAAGACAGCTGTGGCTCAGCTGGACTGCTTG AACCACGACAACTACATCCGCTCCTGCAAGCTGCTCCCCGATGGCCGGAGCCTGATTGTGGGGGGGGAGGCCAGCACCCTCTCCATCTGGGACCTGGCAGCCCCCACACCCCGCATCAAGGCCGAGCTCACCTCCTCTGCTCCCGCCTGCTATGCCCTGGCCATCAGCCCCGATGCCAAAGtctgcttctcctgctgcagtgATGGCAACATTGTGGTGTGGGACCTGCAGAACCAGACCATGGTCAG GCAGTTTCAAGGCCACACGGATGGTGCCAGCTGCATCGACATCTCTAACTACGGCACCAAGCTGTGGACAGGGGGGCTGGACAACACGGTGCGGTGCTGGGACCTGCGGGAGGGGcgtcagctgcagcagcacgaCTTCAGCTCCCAG ATCTTCTCCCTGGGGTACTGCCCGACGGGAGAGTGGCTGGCGGTGGGCATGGAGAGCAGCAACGTGGAGATCCTGCACGTGACCAAACCCGAGAAATACCAGCTGCACCTCCATGAGAGCTGCGTCCTCTCCCTCAAATTCGCCTCGTGTGGTAGGCGAGCgctgtgttttctgcttggGCTGTGTCGACTTGGAATAGG ggaagtggttcgTGAGCACGGGGAAGGACAACCTGCTGAACGCCTGGCGGACGCCCTACGGAGCCAGCATCTTCCAGGTGCGGGGGAGGCATTTGGACGGCGGGGGTCCAAATGCCGCCAGTGCTGCCCTCAccccccccacctctctcaCGTTCAGTCTAAAGAGTCCTCGTCGGTGCTGAGCTGTGACATCTCCCTCAACGACAAATTCATCGTTACCGGCTCTGGTGACAAGAAGGCCACAGTGTACGAG cCACCACATCAAGGCGAGCgcaccagccctgctcccccacccCGGTTCCTGCCCGACATCGCAGAGGTGAAGGGGAGAGCTGGAGGTGAGCGCTCATTGGGGCCAGGCGTCCCCCCACgctgggcagcagccagggGCTGGTCTGGGCGCCCTAGggcctgtctgtctgtcaggGTGGAGGCAGGGGGAGCTGGAGGGCAAGATGAGGCCAAGAGTGACTGA
- the LOC140643445 gene encoding transducin-like enhancer protein 2 isoform X3: protein MFPQGRHPPGQPFKFSVLEICDRIKEEFQFLQAQYHSLKLECEKLVSEKTEMQRHYVMYYEMSYGLNIEMHKQAEIVKRLSAICAQIIPFLTQEHQQQVLQAVERAKQVTMGELNSIVGQQQLQHLSHHTSPIPLTPHPSSMQPSSLSGVSSTSGLLALSGALMAQSQLAAKEDRVAQDGENRERTPSRSVSASPPESLQDEERTGGTGLKRKREEKDLPGHYDSDGDKSDYNLVVDEDPPSEPGSPGHAPSSRLPPARREMPESPASIASSRSTTPLKPKDQSLPEGRQGDASAECLVPTAGRPSTGSRGPCPQREADHLLGRGLALQTDPPASTPTSKPSASSPPRDSLTPGPGPSSAALLRQPPAKAPATDTISDARSHALARANEWVSPRAALRSPLSMSSPYTSSFGMVPHAALNGELPAPSMYMGIHLSPQVSSAVVYGRSPMVAFESHPHLRASTISSSLSTIPGGKPAYSFHVSADGQMQPVPFPPDALIGSGIPRHARQLHTLTHGEVVCAVTISSSTQHVYTGGKGCVKVWDVGQPGTKTAVAQLDCLNHDNYIRSCKLLPDGRSLIVGGEASTLSIWDLAAPTPRIKAELTSSAPACYALAISPDAKVCFSCCSDGNIVVWDLQNQTMVRQFQGHTDGASCIDISNYGTKLWTGGLDNTVRCWDLREGRQLQQHDFSSQIFSLGYCPTGEWLAVGMESSNVEILHVTKPEKYQLHLHESCVLSLKFASCGRRALCFLLGLCRLGIGEVVREHGEGQPAERLADALRSQHLPGAGEAFGRRGSKCRQCCPHPPHLSHVQSKESSSVLSCDISLNDKFIVTGSGDKKATVYEPPHQGERTSPAPPPRFLPDIAEVKGRAGGERSLGPGVPPRWAAARGWSGRPRACLSVRVEAGGAGGQDEAKSD, encoded by the exons ATGTTCCCGCAGGGACGGCACCCG CCCGGGCAGCCCTTCAAGTTCTCGGTCCTGGAAATCTGCGACCGCATCAAGGAGGAATTTCAGTTCCTGCAGGCGCAGTACCACAG CCTCAAGCTGGAATGTGAGAAGCTGGTGAGCGAGAAGACTGAGATGCAGAGACATTATGTCATG TACTATGAGATGTCCTACGGGCTGAACATTGAAATGCACAAGCAG gcAGAGATTGTCAAGAGACTGAGTGCCATCTGTGCCCAGATTATACCCTTTCTGACGCAGGAG caccagcagcaggtcctgcaGGCTGTGGAGCGGGCCAAGCAGGTGACCATGGGGGAACTGAACAGCATCGTCGGG cagcagcagcttcagcacCTCTCCCACCACACATCCCCCATCCCGCTGACACCCCACCCCTCCAGCATGCAGCCTTCTAGCCTGAGCGGGGTCAGCAGCACCTCGGGGCTCCTGGCCCTCTCGGGGGCATTGATGGCACAGTCTCAGCTGGCTGCCAAGGAGGACAGAGTGGCCCAGGATGGGGAGAACAGAG AGCGCACCCCGAGCCGG AGCGTTTCTGCTTCCCCTCCTGAGAGCCTGCAGGATGAGGAGCGGACAGGAGGCACGGGGCTGAAGCGGAAGCGGGAGGAGAAGGACCTGCCTGGGCATTAT GATAGCGATGGAGACAAGAGCGACTACAACCTTGTGGTGGATGAG GACCCCCCCTCGGAGCCTGGCAGCCCTGGCCATGCACCCAGCAGCCGGCTCCCGCCAGCCCGCCGGGAGATGCCCGAGAGCCCTGCCTCCATCGCCTCTAGCCGAAGCACGACGCCCCTCAAGCCGAAGGACCAGAGTCTG CCTGAAGGCAGGCAAGGAGATGCCAGTGCTGAGTGTTTGGTACCCACCGCTGGACGCCccagcactgggagcagaggcCCGTGCCCTCAGAGGGAAGCTGATCATCTGCTAGGCAGAGGCCTGGCTCTGCAG ACCGACCCTCCAGCCAGCACTCCCACCTCCAAGCCCTCCGCTTCATCGCCGCCCCGCGACTCCCTCACACCCGGACCCGGGCCCAGCTCAGCCGCCTTGCTCCGGCAGCCCCCTGCCAAGGCACCTGCCACTGATACCATCA GTGATGCTCGCTCACACGCATTGGCCAGGGCCAATGAGTGGGTCTCTCCTCGTGCAGCTCTCCGCAGCCCGCTGAGCATGTCCAGCCCCTACACATCCTCCTTTGGGATGGTGCCTCATGCCGCCCTCAACGGGGAgctcccagcccccagcatgtacaTGGGCATCCACCTCTCGCCGCAGGTCAGCAGCGCCGTGGTGTACGGCCGGTCCCCAATG GTGGCTTTTGAGTCGCACCCTCACCTGAGGGCTTCCACCATCTCATCTTCACTCtccaccatccctggagggaaaCC CGCCTACTCCTTCCACGTCAGCGCTGACGGGCAGATGCAGCCGGTGCCTTTCCCACCCGATGCCCTCATCGGCTCCGGCATCCCCCGCCACGCTCGGCAGCTCCACACACTGACCCACGGCGAGGTGGTTTGTGCTGTCACCATCAGCAGCTCCACACAGCACGTCTACACTGGGGGCAAGGGCTGTGTGAAGGTGTGGGACGTGGGGCAGCCGGGCACCAAGACAGCTGTGGCTCAGCTGGACTGCTTG AACCACGACAACTACATCCGCTCCTGCAAGCTGCTCCCCGATGGCCGGAGCCTGATTGTGGGGGGGGAGGCCAGCACCCTCTCCATCTGGGACCTGGCAGCCCCCACACCCCGCATCAAGGCCGAGCTCACCTCCTCTGCTCCCGCCTGCTATGCCCTGGCCATCAGCCCCGATGCCAAAGtctgcttctcctgctgcagtgATGGCAACATTGTGGTGTGGGACCTGCAGAACCAGACCATGGTCAG GCAGTTTCAAGGCCACACGGATGGTGCCAGCTGCATCGACATCTCTAACTACGGCACCAAGCTGTGGACAGGGGGGCTGGACAACACGGTGCGGTGCTGGGACCTGCGGGAGGGGcgtcagctgcagcagcacgaCTTCAGCTCCCAG ATCTTCTCCCTGGGGTACTGCCCGACGGGAGAGTGGCTGGCGGTGGGCATGGAGAGCAGCAACGTGGAGATCCTGCACGTGACCAAACCCGAGAAATACCAGCTGCACCTCCATGAGAGCTGCGTCCTCTCCCTCAAATTCGCCTCGTGTGGTAGGCGAGCgctgtgttttctgcttggGCTGTGTCGACTTGGAATAGG ggaagtggttcgTGAGCACGGGGAAGGACAACCTGCTGAACGCCTGGCGGACGCCCTACGGAGCCAGCATCTTCCAGGTGCGGGGGAGGCATTTGGACGGCGGGGGTCCAAATGCCGCCAGTGCTGCCCTCAccccccccacctctctcaCGTTCAGTCTAAAGAGTCCTCGTCGGTGCTGAGCTGTGACATCTCCCTCAACGACAAATTCATCGTTACCGGCTCTGGTGACAAGAAGGCCACAGTGTACGAG cCACCACATCAAGGCGAGCgcaccagccctgctcccccacccCGGTTCCTGCCCGACATCGCAGAGGTGAAGGGGAGAGCTGGAGGTGAGCGCTCATTGGGGCCAGGCGTCCCCCCACgctgggcagcagccagggGCTGGTCTGGGCGCCCTAGggcctgtctgtctgtcaggGTGGAGGCAGGGGGAGCTGGAGGGCAAGATGAGGCCAAGAGTGACTGA